One region of Turicibacter bilis genomic DNA includes:
- the nrdE gene encoding class 1b ribonucleoside-diphosphate reductase subunit alpha has translation MEQKYIQLNNELMQKKDGFYQLQKDREAVQAFLEEVESKMKRFETEAARLRWLIDENYYEDFFRLYELDDILSIRETVFSYEFKFQSFMAVSKFYKDYALKTNDHQQYLEYYEDRIVAVALYLAQGDAKKAMDYAVAMIEQRYQPATPTFLNAGKARRGEMVSCFLLEMDDSLNSITYNINTSMQLSKIGGGVALNLSKLRARNESIKGIENAASGVLPVMKLLEDSFSYVNQLGQRPGAGAAYLNIFHWDIEEFLDTKKINADEKSRIQTLSIGVVVPSKFFELAKKNEPMYVFAPHTVYQALGKHLDDLDLDVMYEELVQNESIKKRALDARRLLTHIAKMQFESGYPYMVFKSNSNDAHALKEIGQIKMSNLCTEIFQLQETSTINDYGQEDIIRRDISCNLGSLNIVNVMEKQSIRESVYSGMDALTSVSELSAISNAPGINKANHELHAVGLGCMNLHGFFAKNKIAYESDLAKEFARTFFMMVNYYSIERSMQIAIEKGQSFTGFEQSEYANGNYFKNYQEIDYTPTTDRIKALFGDMMIPTTEDWAKLATAVKESGMYHAYRLAIAPTQSIGYVQNATASILPIVDLVERRTYGNATTYYPMPYLGEDNIFFYKSAYHMNMMKVLELVAEIQPHIDQGISTTLYVDSNTSTRELVRYYLYAHHLGLKSLYYTRTKNLAFEECTTCSV, from the coding sequence ATGGAACAGAAATATATTCAGTTAAATAATGAATTAATGCAAAAGAAAGATGGATTTTATCAGTTACAAAAAGATCGTGAAGCAGTTCAAGCCTTTTTAGAAGAAGTAGAATCGAAAATGAAGCGATTTGAGACAGAAGCGGCACGTTTACGCTGGCTAATTGATGAGAATTATTATGAAGATTTCTTTAGATTATATGAATTAGACGATATTTTAAGTATTCGTGAGACTGTCTTTTCTTATGAGTTTAAATTTCAATCGTTCATGGCGGTTTCAAAGTTTTATAAAGATTATGCTTTAAAAACAAATGATCATCAGCAATATTTAGAGTATTATGAAGATCGAATTGTAGCCGTTGCATTATACTTAGCGCAAGGGGATGCAAAGAAAGCAATGGATTATGCCGTTGCAATGATTGAGCAGCGCTATCAACCAGCAACACCTACATTTTTAAATGCGGGAAAGGCTCGCCGTGGTGAAATGGTGTCGTGCTTCTTACTAGAGATGGATGATTCACTCAATTCAATTACATATAATATTAATACGTCGATGCAACTATCAAAAATTGGTGGTGGAGTGGCATTGAATTTATCAAAACTTCGTGCGCGTAATGAGTCGATTAAAGGAATTGAGAATGCAGCGAGCGGTGTGTTACCGGTTATGAAATTGTTAGAAGACTCATTCAGCTATGTCAATCAACTTGGTCAACGTCCAGGAGCAGGAGCAGCTTATTTAAATATTTTTCACTGGGATATTGAAGAGTTTTTAGATACAAAGAAGATTAATGCAGATGAGAAAAGTCGAATTCAGACCTTATCGATTGGAGTAGTAGTCCCAAGTAAATTCTTTGAATTGGCCAAAAAGAATGAACCGATGTATGTCTTTGCTCCACATACTGTTTATCAAGCGCTTGGAAAACATTTAGATGATTTAGATTTAGATGTGATGTATGAAGAACTTGTACAAAATGAATCAATTAAAAAACGAGCGTTAGATGCAAGACGTCTATTAACACATATTGCAAAGATGCAATTTGAATCGGGCTATCCGTATATGGTTTTTAAATCAAATTCAAATGATGCTCACGCACTGAAAGAGATTGGGCAAATTAAAATGTCTAATCTTTGTACAGAAATCTTCCAATTACAAGAAACTTCAACGATTAATGATTATGGACAAGAGGATATCATTCGCCGAGACATTAGTTGTAATTTAGGATCATTAAATATTGTCAATGTGATGGAGAAGCAATCGATTCGAGAAAGTGTCTATAGTGGAATGGACGCTTTAACGAGTGTTAGTGAGCTTTCAGCTATTTCCAATGCACCAGGCATTAATAAAGCGAATCATGAATTACATGCTGTTGGATTAGGGTGTATGAATTTACATGGCTTTTTCGCCAAAAATAAAATTGCTTATGAAAGTGATCTTGCGAAAGAATTTGCACGAACATTCTTTATGATGGTGAATTATTATTCAATTGAGCGTAGTATGCAAATCGCGATTGAAAAAGGCCAAAGTTTTACCGGCTTTGAGCAATCTGAATATGCGAATGGTAACTATTTCAAGAATTATCAAGAAATAGATTATACGCCAACTACTGATCGTATTAAAGCATTGTTTGGAGATATGATGATTCCTACAACAGAAGATTGGGCTAAACTTGCGACGGCTGTAAAAGAAAGTGGAATGTATCATGCCTATCGCTTAGCGATTGCTCCAACACAAAGTATTGGTTATGTCCAAAATGCAACGGCAAGTATTTTACCGATCGTTGATTTAGTGGAGCGCCGTACATACGGTAATGCAACGACTTACTATCCAATGCCGTATTTAGGAGAAGATAATATTTTCTTTTATAAATCAGCGTACCATATGAATATGATGAAGGTATTAGAGTTAGTGGCTGAAATTCAACCTCATATTGATCAAGGAATTAGTACGACACTTTATGTCGATAGTAATACGAGTACACGTGAGTTAGTTCGTTACTATTTATATGCCCATCATTTAGGATTAAAAAGTTTATATTATACGCGTACAAAAAATCTAGCATTTGAAGAATGTACAACATGTTCAGTTTAA
- the rpsB gene encoding 30S ribosomal protein S2, with product MAIISMKQLLEAGVHFGHQTRRWNPKMKKYIYTDRNGIYIIDLQKTAKKLDEAYYALQEVAKDGGRVLFVGTKKQAQEAVKEEAIRGGQFWVNQRWLGGTLTNFKTIQARIARLEELETMEQDGTFEVLPKKEVITLRKEMDRLNKFLGGIRDMKELPSAIFVIDPRKERIAIAEARKLNIPVFGIVDTNCDPEDVDYVIPANDDAIRAVRLIVGKMVDAIIEVNQGSAEEVATEEVVAEEVVAAE from the coding sequence ATGGCTATTATCTCAATGAAGCAATTGTTAGAAGCAGGGGTACACTTCGGACACCAAACTCGTCGTTGGAACCCAAAAATGAAAAAATACATCTACACAGATCGTAACGGAATCTACATCATCGACTTACAAAAAACAGCTAAGAAATTAGATGAAGCATACTACGCTTTACAAGAAGTTGCTAAAGATGGTGGACGTGTTTTATTCGTAGGAACTAAAAAACAAGCTCAAGAAGCTGTTAAAGAAGAAGCTATCCGTGGTGGACAATTCTGGGTTAACCAACGTTGGTTAGGTGGAACTTTAACTAACTTCAAAACTATCCAAGCTCGTATCGCTCGTTTAGAAGAGTTAGAAACTATGGAGCAAGATGGTACTTTCGAAGTATTACCTAAAAAAGAAGTTATCACATTACGTAAAGAAATGGATCGTTTAAATAAATTCTTAGGCGGAATCCGCGATATGAAAGAATTACCAAGCGCAATCTTCGTAATCGATCCTCGTAAAGAGCGTATTGCAATCGCTGAAGCTCGTAAATTAAACATCCCAGTATTCGGTATCGTAGATACTAACTGTGATCCTGAAGATGTTGATTACGTAATCCCAGCTAACGATGACGCTATCCGTGCGGTACGTTTAATCGTTGGTAAAATGGTTGATGCAATCATCGAAGTTAACCAAGGTTCTGCTGAAGAAGTAGCTACTGAAGAAGTAGTTGCTGAAGAAGTAGTAGCAGCTGAGTAA
- the tsf gene encoding translation elongation factor Ts: MAITAAMVKELREKTSAGMMDCKKALVETNGDMSAAIDWLRERGIAKAAKKSDRVAAEGLCSVAIEGNTAVIFELNSETDFVAKNEQFLTLLDKLGKILVANKPATVEEALAIEVEGTTVDGMLIEATSTIGEKITLRRLTVVEKADNEFFGSYLHMGGRIAALTVVEGKEEVAKDAAMHAAAINPQYLTVEQVPAEVVAKEREILTQEALNEGKPANIVEKMVEGRIRKFLADVCMLEQPFVKDGDVTVAKFAANNGSTIKSFIRLEVGEGIEKVVANFAEEVMSQVRA, from the coding sequence ATGGCAATTACAGCGGCTATGGTTAAAGAATTACGTGAAAAAACTAGTGCAGGTATGATGGACTGTAAAAAAGCATTAGTAGAAACAAATGGAGATATGTCTGCTGCAATCGATTGGTTACGTGAGCGTGGAATCGCTAAAGCGGCTAAAAAATCTGATCGTGTAGCAGCTGAAGGATTATGTTCAGTAGCAATCGAAGGAAACACTGCAGTTATCTTCGAATTAAACTCAGAAACTGATTTCGTTGCTAAAAACGAACAATTCTTAACTTTATTAGATAAATTAGGAAAAATCTTAGTAGCTAACAAACCTGCAACAGTAGAAGAAGCTTTAGCAATCGAAGTTGAAGGAACTACTGTAGATGGAATGTTAATCGAAGCAACTTCAACAATCGGAGAAAAAATTACTTTACGTCGTTTAACTGTTGTTGAGAAAGCTGACAACGAATTCTTCGGATCTTACTTACACATGGGTGGACGTATTGCTGCGTTAACTGTTGTTGAAGGTAAAGAAGAAGTAGCTAAAGATGCTGCAATGCACGCTGCTGCAATCAACCCTCAATACTTAACTGTAGAACAAGTTCCTGCAGAAGTTGTAGCTAAAGAACGTGAAATCTTAACTCAAGAAGCATTAAACGAAGGAAAACCAGCTAACATCGTTGAAAAAATGGTTGAAGGACGTATCCGCAAATTCTTAGCAGATGTATGTATGTTAGAACAACCATTCGTTAAAGATGGTGATGTAACAGTTGCTAAATTTGCTGCAAACAACGGATCAACTATCAAATCATTCATCCGCTTAGAAGTTGGAGAAGGAATTGAGAAAGTTGTTGCAAACTTCGCTGAAGAAGTAATGAGCCAAGTTCGCGCATAA
- a CDS encoding GNAT family N-acetyltransferase codes for MFRFKDVGYLTDGEIDLIIEKKVPAHLEKFAAPSYHFQIKQHLMPYEIGKIDIRVGYNENTFYGGNIGYEIYPPYRGHHYAAKACQIIKRVAQLHGMNYLYISCLPDNLPSNKTCQRLGARWLGNYVVPFHLEMYMMGVREINVYEWNLTLD; via the coding sequence ATGTTTAGATTTAAAGATGTGGGTTATTTAACAGATGGAGAAATTGATTTAATCATTGAAAAAAAAGTTCCAGCTCATCTTGAAAAATTCGCCGCACCATCCTACCATTTTCAAATTAAACAGCATTTAATGCCTTATGAGATTGGAAAAATTGATATTCGAGTTGGATATAATGAAAATACATTTTATGGAGGAAATATAGGGTATGAAATATATCCCCCTTATCGTGGTCATCATTATGCAGCTAAAGCTTGTCAAATTATTAAACGAGTGGCCCAATTACATGGGATGAATTATCTGTATATTAGCTGTCTTCCAGATAATCTTCCATCAAATAAGACGTGTCAACGTTTAGGAGCTCGATGGTTAGGGAACTACGTCGTTCCTTTTCATCTTGAAATGTATATGATGGGCGTTCGAGAGATTAATGTTTATGAATGGAATCTCACTTTAGATTAA
- a CDS encoding metal-dependent transcriptional regulator, with amino-acid sequence MGIQEYHTFYDYMKQANLTASEEDYIEMIYRLAQPNKIEIRVNELATSLNIKSSSVTKMIKKLNEKNLIIYERYGKIRLTNEGWKVAQYLYQRHHLIYQFLQEIGVQQDLLDETEKMEHTVGQETLQCLNKLIDFFIRFPQIREQFHQFKKRQ; translated from the coding sequence GTGGGAATTCAAGAGTATCATACCTTTTATGATTACATGAAACAGGCTAACTTAACTGCCAGCGAAGAGGATTATATTGAAATGATTTATCGATTAGCACAGCCTAATAAAATAGAAATCAGAGTAAATGAATTAGCAACTTCATTAAATATAAAATCATCTTCTGTGACCAAGATGATAAAAAAATTGAATGAAAAGAATTTAATTATATATGAACGTTATGGGAAAATTCGTTTAACAAATGAGGGATGGAAAGTCGCTCAGTATTTATATCAACGGCATCATCTAATCTATCAATTTTTACAAGAGATTGGTGTTCAACAAGATTTATTAGATGAGACAGAAAAAATGGAACATACAGTGGGGCAAGAAACCCTTCAGTGTTTGAATAAATTAATAGATTTCTTTATTCGTTTTCCTCAGATTCGAGAACAGTTTCATCAGTTTAAAAAAAGACAATGA
- the pyrH gene encoding UMP kinase — protein MSAYKRVVLKLSGEALAGGKGFGIDAETVQRIALQIKSAYETGVEIAIIVGGGNIWRGKTASEMGMERSSADYMGMLATVMNALALQNALEACGIQTRTQTSIHMNQIAEPYIRRRAIRHLEKGRIVIFGGGTGNPYFSTDTTAALRAAEINADAILMAKNGVDGVYNDDPRYNPKATKYDELTYLEVLNQGLQVMDSTAASLCMDNDIELLVFNMNESGNIKKAVAGEQIGTIVKGR, from the coding sequence ATGTCTGCATATAAACGTGTTGTTTTAAAGCTTAGTGGTGAAGCTTTAGCTGGAGGAAAAGGGTTTGGTATCGATGCCGAAACTGTACAACGAATTGCTTTACAAATTAAAAGTGCTTACGAAACTGGTGTAGAAATTGCCATTATTGTAGGTGGAGGAAATATCTGGCGTGGTAAAACGGCTAGTGAAATGGGGATGGAACGCTCAAGTGCTGACTATATGGGGATGTTAGCGACAGTTATGAATGCCTTAGCTTTACAAAATGCTTTAGAAGCTTGTGGAATTCAAACGCGTACACAAACATCAATTCATATGAATCAAATTGCTGAGCCATATATCCGACGTCGTGCTATTCGCCATTTAGAAAAGGGACGTATCGTGATTTTTGGTGGAGGAACAGGGAACCCTTATTTCTCAACAGATACAACGGCTGCTCTTCGTGCGGCTGAAATTAATGCCGATGCTATTTTAATGGCTAAAAACGGTGTTGATGGAGTTTATAACGATGATCCTCGTTATAATCCAAAAGCAACTAAATACGATGAATTAACGTATTTAGAAGTATTAAATCAAGGATTACAAGTTATGGATTCAACAGCGGCTTCTTTATGTATGGATAATGATATTGAATTATTAGTGTTTAATATGAATGAATCTGGGAATATTAAGAAAGCCGTTGCTGGTGAACAAATTGGAACAATTGTAAAGGGGAGATAA
- the dxr gene encoding 1-deoxy-D-xylulose-5-phosphate reductoisomerase — MKNIYLLGATGSIGTQTLDVIRQHPDKFRLVAFSAGRNIQLTQVIIEEFQPSYVSVISEEDAKKLSHLYPAIHFGFGSEGLITVATYDEVPGDEHFVLSAVMGSVGLLPTLKAIEMRRTIGIANKETLVTAGHLVMEKAKQYGVKLLPVDSEHSAIYQCLQGEDSKAVKKLIITASGGSFRDYTREMLQNVTREQALNHPNWSMGAKITIDSASMMNKGLEVIEAHWLFDMPYDRIETILHRQSIIHSMVEFEDTSIIAHLGTPDMRIPIQFAMSYPERIDLKQAKSLNLAEVGTLEFKPMDFERFPCLKMAYDAGRMGGSCPTVLNAANEAAVDLFLRNKISFLGIEEVVYEALSAHQTITNPTLDEILEIDCDVRKNIMTKYE; from the coding sequence ATGAAAAATATTTATTTATTAGGGGCAACAGGTTCAATCGGAACGCAAACACTAGATGTGATTCGACAGCATCCAGATAAGTTTCGATTAGTCGCTTTTTCAGCGGGACGTAATATCCAACTAACACAAGTAATTATTGAAGAGTTTCAGCCGTCATATGTATCAGTTATCAGTGAAGAAGATGCGAAAAAGTTATCTCACTTATATCCAGCCATTCATTTTGGATTTGGAAGTGAAGGATTAATCACGGTTGCAACTTATGACGAAGTACCAGGAGATGAACACTTTGTATTATCAGCGGTGATGGGATCAGTTGGATTATTACCAACACTAAAGGCGATTGAAATGCGTCGTACCATTGGAATTGCAAATAAGGAAACACTCGTGACAGCTGGACATTTAGTCATGGAAAAAGCAAAGCAATATGGGGTTAAGTTATTACCTGTTGATAGTGAGCATTCGGCAATTTATCAATGCTTACAAGGTGAAGATTCAAAAGCGGTAAAGAAATTGATTATCACAGCAAGTGGTGGATCATTCCGTGATTATACACGAGAGATGCTACAAAATGTTACACGTGAGCAAGCGTTAAATCACCCCAATTGGTCGATGGGGGCTAAGATTACTATTGACTCAGCTTCAATGATGAATAAAGGACTAGAAGTCATTGAAGCACATTGGTTATTTGATATGCCCTACGATCGTATTGAAACGATTTTACATCGCCAAAGTATTATTCATTCGATGGTTGAGTTTGAAGATACGAGTATTATTGCTCATTTAGGAACACCGGATATGCGTATTCCGATTCAATTTGCAATGAGTTATCCAGAGCGTATTGATTTAAAGCAGGCGAAATCATTGAATTTAGCTGAAGTAGGAACATTAGAATTTAAACCAATGGATTTTGAGCGCTTCCCATGTTTAAAGATGGCTTATGATGCGGGACGTATGGGCGGAAGTTGCCCGACAGTATTAAATGCAGCTAATGAAGCAGCGGTAGATTTGTTTTTACGAAATAAGATCAGTTTCCTAGGAATCGAAGAGGTTGTTTATGAAGCATTATCGGCCCATCAAACGATTACTAACCCAACCTTAGATGAAATTTTAGAAATTGATTGTGACGTTCGAAAAAATATCATGACAAAGTATGAATAA
- a CDS encoding SPFH domain-containing protein, which translates to MAYFIIAIVVVIIILVAANIKVVPQANAYVIERFGAYAATWTVGLHVKIPIMDRVANKVLLKEQVIDFRPQPVITKDNVTMQIDTVVFFQITDPKLFTYGVSNPFAAIENLTATTLRNIIGELELDETLTSRDIINSRMRSVLDEATDPWGIKINRVEVKNIIPPQDIQAAMEKQMRAERERREKILQAEGEKTSAILKAEGLKESQILEAEARKQAMILSAEADKEAAIRRAEGEAEAILKVQEATAEGLRMLNESHPTTEVLTLKSFEALAQVADGKATKLIIPSEIQNVSGLIASLAETSQVVKED; encoded by the coding sequence ATGGCTTATTTTATCATTGCTATTGTGGTTGTTATTATTATTTTAGTAGCAGCTAACATTAAAGTGGTACCTCAGGCAAATGCCTATGTTATTGAGCGCTTCGGTGCTTATGCTGCAACTTGGACCGTTGGGCTTCATGTTAAAATTCCAATTATGGATCGCGTTGCAAATAAAGTGTTATTAAAAGAACAAGTTATTGATTTTAGACCACAACCCGTTATTACAAAAGATAACGTGACAATGCAAATCGATACAGTTGTCTTCTTCCAAATTACAGATCCTAAATTATTTACGTATGGGGTAAGTAATCCATTTGCTGCTATTGAGAATTTAACAGCAACAACATTACGTAATATCATCGGGGAATTAGAGTTAGATGAAACGTTAACTTCACGTGATATTATTAACTCTCGTATGCGTTCAGTGTTAGATGAAGCCACTGATCCATGGGGAATTAAAATTAACCGTGTAGAAGTTAAAAATATTATTCCGCCACAAGATATTCAAGCGGCCATGGAAAAACAAATGCGTGCAGAACGTGAACGTCGTGAAAAAATCTTACAAGCAGAAGGAGAAAAAACATCTGCAATTTTAAAAGCGGAAGGATTAAAAGAATCACAAATTCTTGAGGCAGAAGCTCGTAAACAAGCCATGATTTTATCGGCAGAAGCAGATAAAGAAGCTGCGATTCGCCGTGCAGAAGGGGAAGCAGAAGCCATTTTAAAAGTTCAAGAAGCAACAGCTGAAGGGCTTCGTATGCTAAATGAATCTCACCCAACAACAGAAGTTTTAACACTTAAATCATTTGAAGCTTTAGCACAAGTAGCAGATGGAAAAGCAACAAAATTAATTATCCCATCTGAAATTCAAAATGTTAGTGGGTTAATTGCTTCACTTGCTGAAACGTCACAAGTGGTTAAAGAAGACTAA
- a CDS encoding isoprenyl transferase: MFFRKRRKIQVNKEQVLNAPLPQHIAIILDGNGRWAKKRGLPRTAGHQEGAMNVREITKLCANIGIKALTVYAFSTENWKRPDEEVKFLMKLPIKFFNEFAPELVENNIRLKVIGNVEELPIDLQQKVLEISELTKNNTKMTLTIALNYGSQDEIKQAVQAIATEVKNGQLNVEDINEDVINQHLMTSDLPPLDLMIRTSGELRISNYLLWQLAYAELYFTSIAWPDFKEEQLYEALLDYQKRNRRFGALNEAN; encoded by the coding sequence ATGTTCTTTAGAAAGAGGAGAAAGATACAGGTAAATAAAGAGCAAGTTTTAAACGCTCCATTGCCTCAACATATTGCGATTATTTTAGATGGAAATGGAAGATGGGCTAAAAAACGTGGGCTTCCAAGAACAGCTGGACATCAAGAAGGAGCAATGAATGTTCGAGAAATAACAAAGCTATGTGCGAATATTGGAATTAAAGCTTTAACGGTGTATGCTTTTTCAACAGAAAACTGGAAACGCCCAGATGAAGAAGTGAAGTTTTTAATGAAGTTACCGATTAAATTTTTTAATGAATTTGCTCCAGAGTTAGTTGAAAATAATATTAGGTTAAAAGTAATTGGAAATGTAGAAGAATTACCAATAGACTTGCAACAAAAAGTATTAGAAATTAGTGAATTAACCAAGAATAATACGAAGATGACGTTAACGATTGCATTAAATTACGGTTCACAAGATGAAATTAAACAAGCGGTCCAAGCCATTGCAACAGAGGTTAAAAATGGTCAGTTAAATGTGGAAGACATTAATGAAGACGTGATTAATCAACACTTAATGACTTCAGATTTACCCCCACTTGATTTAATGATTCGAACAAGTGGAGAATTGCGTATCAGTAACTATTTATTATGGCAATTAGCTTATGCAGAGTTGTACTTTACTTCGATTGCTTGGCCAGACTTTAAAGAAGAGCAGTTATATGAAGCATTATTAGATTATCAAAAGCGTAATCGACGATTTGGTGCTTTAAATGAAGCAAACTAA
- the frr gene encoding ribosome recycling factor, whose product MPKNVLTNAETRMSKAIDSLKREFAVLRTGRASAALLENIQVDYYGMPTPINQMAQVTVPEARQLVIKPYDKSTLSSIERAINEANIGLTPNNDGEVIRLNVPALTEERRRELAKKVKGFAEDAKVAIRNVRRDANDDLKKLQKNGEITEDALKGYTEDVQKLTDKKIKEVDAAADEKEKDIMSI is encoded by the coding sequence ATGCCTAAAAATGTATTAACAAATGCTGAAACTCGTATGAGCAAAGCAATCGACTCATTAAAACGTGAATTCGCAGTTTTACGTACAGGTCGTGCTAGCGCTGCTTTATTAGAAAACATCCAAGTGGATTACTACGGAATGCCAACTCCAATTAATCAAATGGCACAAGTGACAGTTCCTGAAGCTCGTCAATTAGTGATTAAGCCATATGATAAATCAACATTATCTTCTATCGAACGTGCCATCAACGAGGCTAACATCGGATTAACTCCAAACAACGATGGAGAAGTTATTCGTTTAAACGTACCTGCTTTAACAGAAGAGCGTCGTCGTGAATTAGCTAAAAAAGTTAAAGGATTTGCTGAAGATGCAAAAGTAGCAATCCGTAACGTACGTCGTGATGCAAACGATGATCTTAAAAAATTACAAAAAAATGGTGAGATCACAGAAGATGCATTAAAAGGTTACACAGAAGATGTACAAAAATTAACTGACAAGAAAATCAAAGAAGTAGACGCTGCAGCGGACGAAAAAGAAAAAGATATCATGTCAATCTAG
- the nrdF gene encoding class 1b ribonucleoside-diphosphate reductase subunit beta — protein MKQRYQAVNWNAPDHQFYDDLYLKQTEQFWLPEEIPVSEDKSTWETLAPEVKVTYERILAGLTLLDTEQSTGIQKIAEKSPSLFVKSILALFAGFESIHARSYSTIFQTLCTTERIDELFDWIEETKSLQQKVDRIMKTYYSIENEESLFMSMVGCLCLEGVCFYSGFFLPLWLAGQGKMVNSGEIINLILRDEKLHTVGVGFFAQELFATFDADKQQELKAKTYSMIQDIYEIECDYSKLLYKEIGMLDDVQTYIQYNVNYALQCLNFDPLFETTEQDINPIVMNGVSVETKNHDFFSTKGNGYIKTTKVEPLQDSDFEF, from the coding sequence GTGAAACAACGATATCAAGCAGTGAATTGGAACGCACCAGATCATCAATTTTATGATGATTTATATTTAAAGCAAACCGAACAGTTTTGGCTACCTGAGGAAATCCCAGTCTCAGAAGATAAATCAACATGGGAAACATTAGCTCCTGAAGTTAAAGTTACGTATGAGCGAATCCTTGCAGGATTAACGTTATTAGATACAGAACAATCGACAGGAATTCAAAAAATTGCTGAAAAATCACCAAGTCTTTTTGTGAAAAGTATTTTAGCGTTATTTGCAGGATTTGAGAGTATTCATGCGAGGTCGTATTCAACTATTTTTCAAACCTTGTGTACGACAGAACGAATTGACGAATTATTTGACTGGATCGAAGAAACAAAATCCCTTCAACAAAAGGTTGATCGGATTATGAAGACTTATTACAGCATTGAAAATGAAGAGTCTCTTTTTATGTCGATGGTAGGTTGTTTATGTTTAGAAGGAGTTTGCTTTTATAGTGGATTCTTTTTACCGTTATGGTTAGCGGGACAAGGGAAAATGGTGAATAGTGGAGAAATTATTAATCTAATTTTACGTGATGAAAAACTTCATACCGTTGGTGTTGGCTTTTTTGCGCAGGAATTATTTGCAACATTTGATGCCGATAAGCAGCAAGAACTTAAAGCAAAAACTTATTCAATGATTCAGGATATTTATGAAATTGAGTGTGATTACTCAAAATTGTTATATAAAGAAATTGGAATGCTAGATGATGTGCAGACGTACATTCAGTATAATGTGAACTATGCATTACAATGCCTGAACTTTGATCCGCTATTTGAAACAACTGAACAAGATATTAATCCAATCGTAATGAATGGAGTTTCAGTTGAAACAAAGAATCATGATTTCTTCTCAACAAAAGGGAATGGTTATATTAAAACGACGAAGGTAGAACCATTACAAGATTCAGATTTTGAGTTTTAA
- a CDS encoding phosphatidate cytidylyltransferase, with product MKQRVITAIIMIVVGLPILIYGKLPFIILGVLLALVATQEMIDMKETVAKTPIEVKLFTMLATLMIMFSSFNFKTLSFTGTLTFGLGTMALFLFILLLAVVVRKDFSIKDAGYYLLTIFYVGSTFHSMIFIRFLGLKLFLFMIIVVAVTDSGAYFVGRKLGKRKLAPRISPNKTVEGSIGGTLLGIIIGTVFGVFTGLSTQILMLIIMSLVVAAVAQFGDLVASSMKREYGIKDFGKLFPGHGGVLDRFDSHLYASLALYILINVLNVVI from the coding sequence ATGAAGCAGCGTGTTATCACAGCTATTATTATGATTGTGGTAGGGTTACCGATTTTAATTTATGGAAAGTTACCGTTTATCATTTTAGGCGTGTTATTAGCCCTTGTAGCCACACAGGAAATGATTGATATGAAAGAGACAGTTGCTAAAACACCAATTGAAGTGAAGCTATTTACAATGTTAGCTACTTTGATGATTATGTTTAGTTCGTTTAACTTTAAAACTTTATCATTTACTGGGACGTTAACCTTTGGGTTAGGTACAATGGCATTATTTTTATTTATTTTATTATTAGCGGTTGTGGTTCGTAAGGACTTTTCAATTAAGGATGCGGGTTACTATCTACTAACCATTTTTTATGTCGGATCAACCTTTCACTCAATGATATTTATTCGATTTTTAGGGTTAAAATTATTCTTATTTATGATTATTGTCGTAGCAGTGACAGATTCCGGTGCTTATTTTGTTGGACGTAAGTTAGGGAAACGTAAATTAGCTCCACGTATTAGTCCAAATAAGACGGTAGAAGGATCAATCGGTGGAACATTATTAGGAATTATTATTGGAACTGTTTTCGGCGTGTTCACGGGATTATCAACTCAGATTTTAATGCTGATTATCATGAGTTTAGTCGTAGCAGCTGTAGCACAATTTGGTGATTTAGTGGCTTCTTCAATGAAGCGAGAATATGGAATTAAAGATTTTGGAAAGTTATTCCCAGGTCACGGTGGCGTTCTCGATCGTTTTGACAGTCACTTATATGCTTCATTGGCACTTTATATTTTAATTAATGTATTGAATGTGGTGATTTAG